The DNA region ATAAGGCGAAATAAGAATTAATCTTTCACCCGCATTTTTGATTAGGTCTTCAAGTTCTGAAACCGCTTTTCTTGTATTTATGAATTTTGCCATTGTCCACTGGTGTTTGCTTTGTGGTATGCCGTCTTAGGATTTTCACCAACCCCTAAACATACGCTAACCTTTTCAGTCTAGCCGTTTTTAAACGTTTAAAACCACTTAGTTATCAATAACCAATAGGCGATTCGCCGATTATGATTTTAGAGCCGCTGAGTCTCCACGCGTCAACCCTTGTTTACAAGCCCAAACAAATTTTTTGCACCACAATAAACCTTCTCCTTCTCCACTTGTTGCAAATTCATAATAATTAGGAAATACCTAAAATAAAAAACCAATGTTTTACATAATGCCCTACTTAATATATTCTTTCAAAAGAATCGTCCTTGAATCGATAGACACCACTTGGATCTGTTCCTCCAAACCATAATTCTCCCTCTTTGCTTTTATATATAGTCCAGATGTGGTTGCTTTCAAGTCCATCTCTACCATCAAAATTTTTCAATGAGTTACCGTCATATCTCCATACGCCAGATCCGACAGTTCCAAACCAAATGTTTCCTTTAGCATCTTCTTCAATTGCAAAAACCTTTTCAAGAGAGTTGCCTTTAGCGTACTTTTTCTGCAATTTCTGCTGTGCCGTGAAATTGACAACTTTTTTTCCATCATATTTCAAAACGCCAATGCCATTATTACCAATCCAAAGATTTCCTTTACTGTCTTCCATTAGGCTTCGAACATGCAGTGAACCATTTTTTGGCTTTAACCCAAGATAATCATTATCCAGAATCTTAAACTTCGAACCATCATATCCTATTACTGCGCCGTAGGCTCCAAACCAAAAAGTTCCGTTTTTGCCTTTTACAAATTGCGTCGAAATGTAGTATTTAAAACCGTCTTCACGTTTAGGCGTGACAGGAAACAGGCGGTAAGAAAGCTTTTGCCCATCGTATTGATACACCCCCGGCTTCTTTTCAAATTTGTTATAGCCCTCTATTTCATCACCTTTAAACCAAAGGTCGCTGTCATTTAATTTCCACTGATTTCTTGATTTATAATTTCTTTGTTTGTAGCTGGTCATCCGATGCCCATCGTAAGTACTTAATCCTTTGCCACATTCAAACCAGATTACACCATTTTTATCCTCATAAATGTTTCTCACCTGGTTGTGACTCAATCCGTTCTCTGTTGTAAAA from Pedobacter endophyticus includes:
- a CDS encoding ligand-binding sensor domain-containing protein, whose amino-acid sequence is MCLLHHGKPQYFTTENGLSHNQVRNIYEDKNGVIWFECGKGLSTYDGHRMTSYKQRNYKSRNQWKLNDSDLWFKGDEIEGYNKFEKKPGVYQYDGQKLSYRLFPVTPKREDGFKYYISTQFVKGKNGTFWFGAYGAVIGYDGSKFKILDNDYLGLKPKNGSLHVRSLMEDSKGNLWIGNNGIGVLKYDGKKVVNFTAQQKLQKKYAKGNSLEKVFAIEEDAKGNIWFGTVGSGVWRYDGNSLKNFDGRDGLESNHIWTIYKSKEGELWFGGTDPSGVYRFKDDSFERIY